Proteins encoded together in one Chelonoidis abingdonii isolate Lonesome George chromosome 1, CheloAbing_2.0, whole genome shotgun sequence window:
- the RFXAP gene encoding regulatory factor X-associated protein, producing MQPCSGDEEAAGGTGRHQGAAQAPETSGGLVFLCERTWGEGDAAEEGEPAGGESTASPQELEDEEAAAASGGEASAGGGGCKSCTYQGCSETTTQVAKQRKPWMCKRHRNKMYKDKYKRKKSDLGGAGAPPAQGGAATPGGSARAEDCVEGSVSVTKQRTGSIGDRPARPTLLEQVLNQKRLSLLRSPEVVQFLQKQQQLLSQQALEQRQQQFPGAPV from the exons ATGCAGCCGTGCAGCGGCGACGAGGAGGCGGCGGGGGGCACCGGGCGGCACCAGGGCGCCGCGCAGGCCCCGGAGACCTCCGGAGGCCTCGTGTTCCTGTGCGAGCGGACGTGGGGCGAGGGGGACGCGGCCGAGGAGGGCGAGCCGGCGGGCGGCGAGAGCACGGCCAGCCCCCAGGAGCTGGAGGacgaggaggcggcggcggcctCCGGCGGGGAGGCCTccgcggggggcgggggctgcaagAGCTGCACGTACCAGGGCTGCAGCGAGACCACCACGCAGGTGGCCAAGCAGCGCAAGCCCTGGATGTGCAAGCGCCACCGCAACAAGATGTACAAGGACAAGTACAAGCGCAAGAAGAGCGACTTGGGCGGGGCCGGGGCGCCCCCAGCGCAGGGCGGGGCTGCCACCCCGGGGGGCAGCGCGCGGGCCGAG GATTGTGTTGAAGGCTCAGTTTCTGttacaaaacaaagaacaggGTCTATTGGAGATCGCCCAGCAAGACCTACTCTTTTAGAACAAGTATTGAATCAGAAAAGGCTG TCGTTATTAAGAAGTCCGGAGGTGGTACAGTTTCTGCAGAAACAGCAACAACTGTTAAGTCAACAAGCTTTGGAACAAAGGCAGCAACAGTTTCCAGGAGCACCTGTGTGA